In Dasypus novemcinctus isolate mDasNov1 chromosome 10, mDasNov1.1.hap2, whole genome shotgun sequence, one DNA window encodes the following:
- the NUMA1 gene encoding nuclear mitotic apparatus protein 1 isoform X5, with the protein MTLHATRAAALLSWVNSLHVADPVEAVLQLQDCSVFIKIIDRIHGTDEGQQILQQPVPERLDFVCSFLQKNQKHPSSPGCPVSVQKLMEGSELELAKMTMLLLYHSTMGSKSPRDWDQFEYKIQAELAIILKFLLDREDGLNLDEDLENFLQKAPVPSTCSSTISEELSPPSHQAKREVRFLELQRVASSSSTGNNFLSGSPASPMGDILQTPQFQMRRLKKQLADERNNRDELELELAENRRLLTEKDAQIATMQQRIDRLALLHERQAASPPEPRELEELRSKNESLTVRLHETLKQCQDLKTEKSQMDRKINQLSEENGDLAFKLREFTSHLQQLQGALNELTEEHSKATREWMEKQAHFEKELSTALQDKKCLEEKNEILQGKLSQLEEHLAQLRENAPQEKGEVLGDVLQLEALKQEAATLATNNTQLQARVEELETERGRRETEVLAQRSHFEEEKQHLAGLVAELQSSISSLSQVKEELEQASQAQKAQLTAQVAALTSELTTLNAALQQRDQELAGLKQQAEQEKAQLAETLQQQQQASQGLRHQVEQLSNSLQQKEQQLEEAAKEQEAARRDQARQLTSAAEEREASLRERDAALQKLQALEEEKTTKLESLQQQLQVANEARDSAQTTMARVQQEKAEVSQKLEEFHASVERAHQEQREAQAQVAELEAQLRSEQQKAAEREGMAQENGRLQEQLRALEESLKITKGSLEDEKHRAAEALGEQQRCISELESETRRLVEQCKQEQKELEEKNAERSGLEAQLKQLGETHQAETEALRRELAEAIASRRRGETECEQLVKEVATWRERYEDSQQEEAQYGAMFQEQLMALKEECEKARQELQEAKEKVARIEAHSELQISRQQNELAQLHANLARALQQVQEKEVRAQKLADDLSMLQEKMAATSKEVARLEALVRKAGEQEETVPRELLKEHPRAGDREPEWPEEQQGRQFCSTQAALQAMEREAEQMGSELERLRAALMESQGKQQEERGQQEREVARLTQERGRAQADLALEKAAKAELEMRLQNALNEQRVEFAALQEALAHALMEKEGKDQDLAKLRDQEAAQRTELGELQRTMEQLKEQLAKKEACQQSLGMASGEDTQCEATGKTEPLGPELEALRAEVSLLEQQCQEHQEKASSLEHSLESERASRAEQNSALETLQGQLEEKTQALGHSQDALASAQRELATLRAKAQDHSKTEDEWKAQVARGQQESERKNSLISSLEEEVSILNRQVLEKEGESKELKQLIIAESEKSQKLEERLRLLQAETASSNARAAECSSALREEVQTLREEAEKQRLASENLRQELASQAERAEELGQELKAWQEKFFQKEQALSALQLEHTSTQALVNELLPVKHLCQQLQAEQAAAEKRHREELEQSKQAAGGLRAELLRAQRELGELVPLRQKVVEQERAAQQLRAEKASYAEQLSMLKKAHGLLAEENRGLGERANLGRQFLEVELDQAREKYVQELSAVRADAETRLADMRQEAQSTARELEVMTAKYEGAKVKVLEERQRFQEERQKLTAQVEQLEVFHREQTKQVEDLNKKLADHDQASKAQQQKLKAQGGESQQEAQRLQAQLNELQAQLSQKEQAAEHYKLQMEKAKTHYDAKKQQNQELQEQLRGLEQLQKENKELRAEAERLGRELQQAGLKTKEAEQTCRHLTSQVRSLEAQVAHADQQLRDLGKFQVATDALKSREPQVKPQLDLSIDSLDLSCEEGTPLPVTSKLPRTQPDGTSVPGEPASPISQRLPPKKLDVEEPDSANSSFYSTQSAPTSQASLRATSSTQSLARLGSPEDGNSALLSLPGYRPTTRSSARRSQAGVSSGAPPGRNSFYMGTCQDEPEQLDDWNRIAELQQRNRVCPPHLKTCYPLESRPSLSLVTITDEEMKTGDPQETLRRASMQPAQIAEGTGITTRQQRKRVSSEPHQGPGTPESKKATSCFPRPMTPRDRHEGRKQSSTEAQKKTVPAVVKQADRRQSMAFSILNTPRKLGNSLLRRGASKKAPSKASPNTRSGTRRSPRIATTTASTATAAAATLRAKGKAKH; encoded by the exons GTGAACAGTCTGCACGTGGCTGATCCCGTGGAGGCTGTGCTGCAGCTCCAGGACTGCAGCGTCTTCATCAAGATCATTGACAGAAT CCATGGCACTGACGAGGGGCAACAAATCCTGCAACAGCCAGTGCCAGAGAGACTGGATTTTGTGTGCAGTTTTCTGCAGA AAAATCAAAAGCATCCCTCTTCACCAGGATGCCCAGTATCTGTGCAGAAACTGATGGAGGGGTCAGAGCTCGAACTGGCCAAG ATGACCATGCTGCTCCTGTACCACTCTACCATGGGCTCCAAAAGCCCCAGGGACTGGGACCAATTTGAATATAAGATTCAG GCGGAGTTAGCCATCATTCTCAAATTCTTGCTGGACCGTGAGGATGGGCTAAACCTTGACGAGGACTTAGAGAACTTCTTGCAGAAAG CTCCTGTCCCTTCCACATGTTCCAGCACCATCTCTGAAGAGCTCTCCCCACCCAGCCACCAGGCCAAGCGGGAGGTTCGCTTCTTAGAGCTACAGAGGGTTGCCTCCTCTTCTTCCACTGGGAACAA CTTCCTGTCAGGTTCTCCAGCCTCCCCCATGGGTGACATCCTGCAGACCCCACAGTTCCAGATGAGACGGCTGAAGAAGCAGCTGGCAGATGAGAGAAATAATCGGGATGAGCTAGAGCTAGAGTTGGCCGAGAACCGCAGACTCCTCACTGAGAAGG ATGCACAGATAGCTACGATGCAACAGCGCATTGACCGCCTGGCTCTACTGCATGAGAGGCAAGCAGCCAGCCCGCCGGAGCCCAGGGAGCTTGAGGAGCTACGTAGCAAGAATGAGAG CCTCACTGTGCGGCTGCACGAAACTCTGAAGCAGTGCCAGGACCTGAAGACCGAGAAGAGCCAGATGGATCGCAAGATTAACCAGCTTTCTGAGGAGAATGGGGACCTTGCCTTTAAG CTGCGGGAGTTTACCAGTCACCTGCAGCAACTCCAGGGGGCCCTCAATGAACTGACAGAGGAGCACAGCAAGGCCACCCGGGAGTGGATGGAGAAGCAGGCCCATTTTGAGAAGGAGCTCAGTACAGCCCTGCAAGACAAG aagtgCCTAGAAGAGAAGAATGAAATCCTTCAGGGGAAACTTTCACAGCTGGAAGAACACTTGGCCCAGCTGCGGGAGAACGCCCCCCAGGAGAAGGGCGAGGTGCTGGGTGATGTCCTGCAG CTGGAAGCCCTGAAGCAAGAGGCAGCCACTCTTGCTACAAACAACACCCAACTCCAAGCCAGGGTGGAGGAGCTGGAGACTGAGCGGGGCCGACGGGAAACCGAGGTGCTTGCCCAGCGGAGTCACTTTGAGGAAGAAAAACAGCACCTGGCTGGCCTGGTCGCTGAACTGCAAAGCTCCATCTCCAGCCTCAGCCAGGTCAAGGAAGAGCTAGAGCAGGCCTCCCAGGCTCAGAAGGCCCAGTTGACCGCCCAGGTGGCCGCTCTGACCTCTGAGCTCACCACACTCAATGCTGCCCTCCAGCAGCGGGATCAGGAGCTGGCTGGCCTGAAGCAGCAGGCTGAACAGGAGAAGGCCCAGCTGGCAGAGACCCTCCAACAGCAACAGCAGGCCTCCCAGGGACTCCGCCACCAGGTGGAGCAGCTGAGTAACAGCCTGCAGCAGAAGGAGCAGCAATTGGAAGAGGCAGCCAAGGAACAGGAAGCAGCTAGGCGAGACCAGGCCCGGCAACTGACCTCTGCTGCCGAGGAGCGAGAGGCCTCCTTACGGGAGAGAGATGCAGCTCTCCAGAAGTTGCAGGCGTTGGAGGAGGAGAAGACCACCAAGCTGGAGAGTCTGCAACAGCAGCTTCAGGTGGCCAATGAAGCCCGGGACAGTGCCCAGACCACCATGGCACGGGTCCAGCAGGAAAAGGCAGAAGTGAGCCAAAAGCTGGAGGAATTCCATGCGTCTGTTGAGAGGGCCCACCAGGAACAGCGTGAGGCCCAGGCCCAGGTGGCAGAGCTGGAGGCCCAACTGAGGTCTGAGCAGCAAAAAGCAGCTGAGAGAGAAGGGATGGCCCAGGAGAATGGCCGGCTCCAGGAGCAGCTCCGAGCCCTTGAGGAGTCCTTGAAGATCACCAAGGGCAGCCTCGAAGACGAGAAGCACAGGGCCGCAGAagccctgggggagcagcagcgtTGTATCTCTGAGCTAGAGTCAGAGACCCGGAGATTGGTGGAGCAGTGTAAACAGGAACAGAAGGAGCTAGAAGAAAAGAACGCTGAGCGCAGCGGGCTGGAGGCCCAATTAAAGCAGCTTGGGGAGACCCATCAGGCTGAGACTGAAGCCCTGCGGCGGGAGCTGGCAGAGGCCATCGCCTCCCGGCGCAGGGGCGAGACTGAGTGTGAGCAGCTCGTTAAGGAGGTAGCTACCTGGCGCGAGCGGTATGAGGATAGCCAGCAGGAGGAGGCACAGTACGGTGCCATGTTTCAGGAACAGCTGATGGCCCTGAAAGAGGAATGTGAGAAGGCCCGCCAGGAACTGCAGgaggcaaaggagaaagtggCAAGGATAGAGGCCCACAGCGAGCTCCAGATAAGCCGGCAGCAGAATGAGCTAGCTCAGCTCCATGCCAACCTGGCTAGAGCCCTCCAGCAGGTCCAAGAGAAGGAGGTCAGGGCCCAGAAGCTTGCAGACGACCTCTCCATGCTGCAGGAGAAGATGGCCGCCACCAGCAAGGAGGTGGCCCGTCTGGAGGCCTTGGTGCGCAAGGCAGGTGAGCAGGAGGAAACAGTCCCCCGTGAGCTGCTCAAGGAGCATCCGAGGGCAGGAGACAGAGAGCCTGAGTGGCCAGAAGAGCAGCAGGGACGTCAGTTCTGCAGCACACAGGCAGCGCTGCAGGCCATGGAGCGTGAGGCAGAGCAAATGGGCAGCGAGCTGGAGCGGCTGCGGGCTGCACTGATGGAGAGCCAGGGAAAGCAGCAGGAGGAACGTGGGCAGCAGGAGAGGGAGGTGGCACGGCTGACCCAGGAGCGGGGCCGGGCCCAAGCAGACCTTGCCCTGGAGAAGGCGGCGAAGGCAGAGCTTGAGATGCGGCTGCAGAATGCCCTCAACGAGCAACGTGTGGAGTTTGCTGCCCTGCAAGAGGCACTGGCCCATGCCCTGatggaaaaggaagggaaggaccAGGATCTGGCCAAGCTTCGTGATCAGGAGGCAGCCCAGAGAACAGAGCTGGGGGAGCTTCAGCGAACGATGGAGCAACTGAAGGAACAGCTGGCCAAGAAGGAGGCGTGCCAGCAGTCTCTAGGCATGGCCAGTGGAGAAGATACTCAGTGTGAAGCTACTGGCAAGACAGAACCATTGGGCCCTGAGTTGGAAGCTCTGCGGGCAGAGGTGAGCTTGCTGGAGCAGCAGTGCCAGGAGCATCAAGAGAAGGCCTCTAGCCTGGAGCACAGCCTAGAGTCTGAGCGGGCCTCCCGAGCTGAGCAGAACAGTGCTCTGGAGACTTTGCAGGGCCAGTTAGAGGAGAAGACCCAGGCTCTGGGACACAGTCAGGATGCCTTAGCCTCAGCCCAAAGGGAGTTGGCCACCCTCCGAGCCAAGGCCCAAGACCATAGCAAGACTGAGGATGAGTGGAAGGCGCAGGTGGCCCGGGGCCAGCAGGAGTCTGAGCGAAAAAACAGCCTCATCAGCAGCTTGGAGGAGGAGGTGTCCATCCTGAACCGCCAGGTCCTGGAAAAGGAGGGCGAGAGCAAGGAGTTGAAGCAGCTGATTATAGCCGAGTCAGAgaagagccagaagctggaagagaggCTGCGCCTGCTGCAAGCAGAGACTGCCAGCAGCAATGCCAGAGCAGCAGAGTGCAGCTCTGCTCTGCGGGAGGAGGTCCAGACCCTCCGAGAGGAAGCAGAGAAACAACGGTTGGCTTCAGAGAACCTGCGGCAGGAGCTGGCCTCGCAGGCAGAGCGAGCAGAGGAGCTGGGCCAAGAGTTGAAGGCATGGCAGGAGAAGTTCTTCCAGAAGGAGCAAGCCCTCTCTGCTCTGCAGCTCGAGCACACCAGCACACAGGCCCTGGTGAATGAGCTGCTGCCTGTCAAGCACCTCTGCCAGCAGCTGCAGGCTGAGCAGGCAGCTGCCGAGAAACGCCATCGTGAGGAGCTAGAGCAGAGTAAGCAGGCAGCTGGGGGGCTGCGGGCGGAGCTACTGCGGGCCCAGCGGGAGCTTGGGGAGCTGGTGCCCCTGCGGCAGAAGGTAGTAGAGCAGGAGCGTGCAGCCCAGCAGCTGCGGGCAGAAAAGGCCAGCtatgcagagcagctgagcatgcTGAAAAAGGCTCATGGCCTGCTGGCAGAGGAGAACCGGGGCCTGGGGGAGCGGGCCAACCTGGGCCGGCAATTTCTGGAAGTGGAGCTGGACCAGGCTCGGGAGAAATATGTCCAAGAATTGTCAGCTGTGCGTGCCGACGCTGAGACCCGTCTGGCTGACATGAGGCAGGAAGCACAGAGCACTGCCCGGGAGCTAGAGGTGATGACTGCCAAGTATGAGGGTGCCAAGGTCAAGGTCCTGGAGGAGAGGCAGCGGTTCCAGGAAGAAAGGCAGAAACTCACTGCCCAG GTGGAGCAGCTAGAGGTAtttcacagagagcagactaagCAG GTGGAAGATCTGAATAAGAAGCTCGCCGACCACGACCAAGCCAGCAAGGCGCAGCAGCAGAAGCTGAAg GCCCAGGGTGGTGAGAGCCAGCAGGAGGCCCAACGCCTCCAGGCCCAGCTGAATGAACTGCAGGCCCAGCTGAGCCAGAAGGAGCAGGCAGCTGAGCACTACAAGCTGCAG ATGGAGAAAGCCAAGACCCACTACGATGCCAAGAAGCAGCAGAACCAagagctgcaggagcagctgcgGGGCCTGGAGCAGCTGCAGAAGGAAAACAAGGAGCTGAGGGCTGAAGCCGAGCGGCTCGGTCGTGAGCTACAACAGGCCGGGCTGAAGACCAAGGAGGCTGAACAGACCTGCCGCCACCTTACTTCCCAGGTGCGCAGCCTGGAGGCCCAG GTTGCCCATGCTGACCAGCAGCTTCGAGACTTGGGCAAATTTCAAGTGGCAACTGATGCCTTAAAGAGCCGGGAGCCCCAGGTTAAGCCCCAGCTGGACTTAAGCATTGACAGCCTGGACCTGAGCTGCGAGGAGGGGACTCCCCTCCCTGTGACCAG CAAGCTGCCTCGTACTCAGCCAGATGGCACCAGTGTCCCAGGAGAGCCAGCCTCACCCATCTCCCAGCGCCTGCCCCCCAAG aaGCTAGATGTGGAGGAGCCAGACAGTGCCAACTCATCCTTCTATAGCACGCAGTCTGCCCCTACATCACAGGCCAGCCTGCGAGCTACCTCCTCTACCCAGTCTCTAGCCCGCCTGGGCTCTCCTGAGGATGGCAATTCTGCTCTGCTCAGTCTGCCTGGCTACCGGCCCACCACTCGCAGCTCTGCTCGCCGCTCCCAGGCTGGGGTGTCCAGTGGGGCCCCTCCAG GAAGGAACAGCTTCTACATGGGTACTTGCCAGGATGAGCCAGAGCAGCTGGATGACTGGAATCGCATTGCAGAGTTGCAGCAGCGCAATCGAGTATGCCCCCCGCACTTGAAGACCTGCTATCCCCTGGAGTCCAGG CCTTCCCTGAGCCTGGTCACCATCACAGATGAAGAGATGAAAACCGGTGATCCCCAAGAGACCCTGCGCCGAGCCAGCATGCAGCCAGCTCAGATAGCTGAGGGCACTGGCATCACTACCCGGCAGCAGCGCAAACGGGTTTCCTCAGAACCCCACCAGGGCCCTGGTACCCCCGAG TCTAAGAAGGCCACCAGCTGTTTCCCACGCCCCATGACTCCCCGGGACCGACATGAAGGGCGCAAACAGAGCTCTACGGAGGCCCAGAAGAAAACGGTTCCAGCTGTTGTTAAACAG GCTGACCGGCGCCAGTCAATGGCCTTCAGCATCCTCAACACACCCAGGAAGCTCGGGAATAGCCTTCTGCGGAGGGGAGCCTCAAAGAAAGCCCCATCCAAGGCATCTCCCAATACGCGCAGTGGAACCCGCCGCTCTCCTCGCATTGCCACCACCACAGCCAGCACTGCCACTGCTGCTGCCGCTACCCTTCGGGCCAAGGGCAAG GCAAAGCACTAA